CTGCCAGGTAATAGAGTCCGGCTGCAATGGCCAGCGTGATGAAGGCCACCTGGCTGAAGAGCGACAGTCAGCTCAGCACATACATGAACCACGTGGCACCATCGCCCGGGCCGCCCGCCCCCCGACAGCCGGGATGGGCCTGCGCGCTCCGGCTCCGGTGACACGGAGCCGCAGCCTTCCCTTGCCCGGGACACAGTTTCGATacccagttggggaactaagatcctgcaaggtgtgggggaaaaattatatatatatatggcataccATACAcgttgtttttaaacttttttttcccccacataatAATTATAGCTCATGTCTACATAATGTTTACTATGGGTCAGGTACAATTccaagtagtttttttttttttgcggtacgcaggcctctcactgttgtggcctctcccgttgtggagcacaggctcgggacgcgcaggctcagcggccatggctcacggtcccagccgctccgtggcatgtgggatcctcccagactggggcacgaacccgtgtcccctgcatctgcaggcggactctcaaccactgcaccaccagggaagcccccaagtagTTTTACATGTAATAATTCATTTAGTCCTCATGATAATTCTATAAGGAAGGCAATATTAGTACTCCCATTTAATGATGAGACTGAAGCAGagaagtaatttgcctaaggtcacaaagtCAATAAGTTAACGAACTGGCACATTTTTCCATGTTGCTAAATTCATTttccacacattttctttttttttaaatggctgcacGATATCCATGCAGCCATTTTGTGGATGAAGTATCATTTAATTATTCCACTTCCTTTTATGAGACATctagattatttccattttttgattTATACACATCACTAACATGGTGATGTAGTATAAGATGCCTTATACTATACCTTTGTGCACAatccttaattatttccttaggctAACTGCCCTCAAGAACAGTtgcattgatttttctttcctccaaaggggtgttcctttctttatgttctccatgaccttaaatgtaaattttatcacTTTTGCCTACAGCaacattttctaattcattttaccAGTTCTGAGAAATAAATCCAAGCACTAAAGGATGAGTGATTTCTCTAGAGTAAAAGAGTCAGGGTCTAAAATCTACCCCCTTTCCATGCTCTCCTGCTTTTTACAGATGCTGAACCTCATGGCTTATACACTAACTCATGGCAGAGGAATGAGGAGTGTTAACCTGGGACAAACCAGCTAATGCAGGCAAGATTCTTATGGTCTACAAGTCAGCATTCACtaattcactcactcattcattcaataaatatttgaaaggttAGTATATGAGTACTACTAAGCAGGGGTTACGGggtacacagaaaaaaatatttagaacaaggctaaataaaacatttagcacATAACCTGGCACACaataattgctcaataaatcAGTATTTATGTCAGGCACTCTGCTAAATGCCAAGTAAGTGTATTATCCCCTTTAATCTCTACAACAACATCCAGGaactgttgtggttttttttttaatcatccccatttttcagataagaagactgaggcctagagagattTACCCAGCTTGAGCAACATACTTGTGGTGTTCAGATTTGAACTGAagactccagagtctgtgctcttagccATTATACTATATTACAAAACACAATTTCTCCCCTTAAGAAGCATATAGCCTTATTAATAATACTAAAATTGAAAACAGCTATCAAGTGTTAAGCacttatgtgccaagcactgtgctaggccttTATGCATATTGATCATTTAATtcatatgacaactctatgaAATACTCTTGTAATTAtgcttgttttatagatgagaaaatagatattctgagagtttaaataacttgcccaatatACAAATAGCTCTTAAATAGTAGCACTAGAAGCCAAGATATACAAAGAATTACTGTATAGGGAACATGATGAAATGTAAAACAAGTGATGCTACTTAGCTACCATCAAATTTCAGAAGTCACAGGAAAGAGACTTTGTGACCTTCTTGTGTTCCAGGAATGATCACACAAGGATAGAAAGGGAAAATCCTGGCGGTTTGTCAGGCCCTGTGTTGAAAGCCTTCACAAAGGTCTGTTCATTATATCCTCTTTgtgaatgtattattattattctaaatttGACAGACGAGGAAATGGATTCTCTGGAAGGTGCTGCatatgtccaaggtcacatagctagtaaatggcaTAGCTAGGACTGGAACCTATTTGTCTCTCAAATCTGAGCCCTTAAGCACTGTGTTACATGCTTTCCATTATTTGATCTTGCTTTTTGGTTGTGTAGGTGTCACATAGCCAGAGATgagtggaaaaggcaaaagtgaAAGGGTATTAAGGAAGATAATACATAAGCAAGAGTATTGAGTTACATCCAAGAAAAAGGAAGCAGACCTTCTTGTTCAGTGCTAAAGATTCATTTGTTTTGGGAAGGAGCCCTTTGTTTGCATACCTTTCGTGACTACACAAACTGCATAAATGTCTGTTTCTGCCATTATAATGGGAACTATTAAAGACAGGGACTGTATCTTAGCCTGTGCTGTAACCCAGTGTCTAGCATAATGCTTAGCTTGTAGTTCCAGCAGAGAGGTTGGAAAAATAGGGAGTAGTCACATTGCATAGATCTCTGGATGGCAATTAAGGTAGTCCACGGAGCAAATACCCTAAACAAAATAATAGGTGCTCAAATCCAACAGGGCATTTAAAGGATAAAATCATGATGCATAGGAGTTATCCCAGGAGTACTAGGGTGGCCCAACAGCAGAAAATCTCTCAATATAACTCACCACATTGATGGACCAAAGGGTAAgagttatgatttttttcatacttAGAGAAACTTGATGCAGTAGCATTAAGGTCAGGACTAAGTCGTTGGTGCCCATTATTAGTGTTAGCTAGAGTCTCGGAGAGTCTGGCCAATTCTTTTAGATGAGAAAAAGTGAAAGATGTATGTACTCTTTTGCTTGCCATTCTTGCCAATGATATGATAGTCTATATGGAAAACACAATATAATCAACAGGCAAACTATCAGAACTATAAAAGAGTTATTGTCAAGTTTGCAAGAATAGAAATCATCTTACAAAATTCAATAGTGTTCTTCTCTATTAGGAATAACCaccttaaaaatgtaataaaaaatataacacaaTCTACAGTAGCAACTAAAGTCTATAGCAAATATCTGCAAACTCTTTCTGTAAAGAGCAAACAGTAAATAGTTTCTGTTTGGCAGGTCATGTGGTCTCTGTCGCAGCCATTCAACTCTGTCACTGTtgaacaaaagcagccatagacagtgttaaatgaatgaatgtggatgttccaataaaattttatttacaaaaccagagCACAGGCTGACATGCCCAGgtgtagtttgccaactcctggtcTATAGTAATTGGCCTAAAAACTGTGGACTGAAGAAAAACGCACGACCTAAAAGttgcaagttaagttttattcgGGACCTGAGGACtagagcctgggagacagcctctcagatagctctgaggaactactccaaagaggtaagggaggagccaggatatataggagagtttttgctgaaaaaccATGTAGacgaacatcaaaagattactgctaatcacagaAGACAAACATCTCAAGTTAGTAATTTTAGAGCTTTTCTACATATGGGAAGGTGCAAGATTCTGGGCTCACGGAAATTTTTCCTTAGATGTGCAGCTTAActctctagggccagtatccagaGCACAGAATATTTCCTATTTTCCTCTATCCTGAAttctcctcagggtgcactgttgtgggtgtggggaggtggcTGTAGTGCCTGATGCCttgatggcaggcaacatttattgtttactggaatggcaggcGAACTTCCCTTACCACAAAGCAATGCCTAAGAagtttatcaaagaaaaaaaactaaactccATTCAGGGACATTAGAAGGGCTGAATAAATGTCATAATTCAAATAACTTCAGGAGTGTaaagattttattcatttgtttaacaaatattcagAGTGGCCACCATACGCCAGGCATTGTTCTGGGTACTAGGGGTgcagcagagaacaaaacagggCACCTATCCTCACGAATCTTACATCTTTAGCAGAGAAGCAGAGATTAAATAATCTAAAGTTGGATAGtaataaatgctatgaaaaagattaaataagagaaagaaagagtgatGAGGAGTGAGGGTGCTACTTAATttaggatggtcagggaaggccttccTGATGTTTCAGCAAAGACCTGAAAGAGGTGAAGGAAGCCTGCCCCATTGAATTCTGGTGAGGGAGTGTTCCATgcaaagatgtcagttctcccccaaattaatctatatgTGTTCAAtgaaattccaataaaaattccagTAGTAATGTTGAGAAACTAAAACCCACTCTAAAatgaatatgaaagaataaaggTCTATGAAAGCTAAGTCTATTTTCAGAGGGAAATAAAAGTAGGGAGACCTGCCCTACTGGTAGAACTGGCTCTACCACGAAGccacagtaataaaaatattgtgttgCTGGCactgaaacaaagaaaaggatcaatggaatagaatggagagCTTATAAATAAAGTATATACATGGGAACTTAATATGTGATAAAGGTGGCATCACAAAACACTGGAAAGATTGTTTTTCTGACagttatataaaaacaaattcacTGTATAGAGAAAAAAGCTGAATTTTTACTTGAAACTATGTTAAAAGTGgactccagatggattaaagacataaatgtgaaagttaaaactataaagctaatattagaaaatacaggaaaatctGTTACCCAGGTGTAAATAAAGACTTCCTAAACAAGACTCCAAATTCTAAGGTCAAAATTTAGGACATCTGCTTAATTAATGACATCACAAAGTTAACACAAAGGTTGCAGactgggagaaggtatttgcaatgtttaaaacaaacacGGAATAATGTCTAGAATATACACACAATTCCTACAAACTAAGAAGAGaggaaatcaaattttaaaaaagtaggcAAAGGATATAAATAGgcactgggagaaagtatttgcagtgtttaaaacaaataaaagaaggtctagaatatacaaagaattcctacaaatcaaCAAGACaggaaatcaaataggaaaataAGCAAAGGATATATAAATACCTTAGTTTCACATACTAagcatacaaaaaaacaaaaaagaaaaaaaaggctcaaatttaattataatcagagaaatgcaaatcaagacagCCAAGAGCTGCCACTTTACTTCCAccagactggcaaaaattaatagcacttatgtttgtttttgttaatcTGTAGACAAAGACTTATAGATGGGTGCAAAAATAAATCCTCTTTTGCAACCTAGAACTCATTGTTCAGTATGAGTTTTGATACAGATAAGAAGGAACATGGTACCTGAAACAGATTCAAGTGGTGGGGGTATTGATAAACACAAAGGTTGCTTCCAGGACTATAGAATTGATAATTTAAAAGCTTAAGATATGTGGGAAATTATCAGCTATGCTGATTTAGTACTCTCATGTTGACATGAAACAAAGATGACTTCCTTTTTTAGGTTTTTATCTTGAGAACATAGTGTCTGGACTTTAAAAAGGTATTGGCATATCCCAACAATCTGTACTGTTCTAAGCTATGATAGCTTAGGAGTGAATATGATTTGAACTTAATGCATGTTTAGAGGGTGTCTAAAATTCAGAAGCAGGCAGATCCATTTCCTCTGACCCTAAACATGGTCCAAAAGTAAATTGCTTGAGGAAATTGGATCCCAAAGATCACAGGTGGGGAATTTTGAAGTATGTCCATATTCCATTGGAGATCAAAGAAGCCCAACTAAAAGAATGGGAGACTGACTGACTGACATGACAACTGTGGACTGAggaaaaattctttttgaaaGGGCTATCTTGAAGAGTATGACTCAGACACTGGAGGAACTAAGGTGATCAGCAGTGGAAGGAATCAGAACGtgtgaaattccttaaaaatttattgacttaaataatttgccatatataaaaacataaaaaaagaaaaagaaaactggaaaaaatgagaaagatgcTAACACCGAAGATTGGTGGTTATGAGTTCTTGTGTACTGGTGATAGGAATTAGCACAGCCATTCTGAAAAGTAACCTGGCCATTTTTGGCAAATTGAGCACGCCCAATTGCATAGTTCAGAGGAATATTCACGTCAGTATACaaacttgcttatttttgctttttttttttgccactgtgcagcatggcatgcgggatccttagttctctgaccagggatcgaacccatgccccctgcagtggaagcgtggagtcttaaccactggactgccagggaagtccctatttttgcatttttaatagtaATCGAGAGTTGAAGGCAATCTAGAGTTCTATCATCAAGAGTGAATGAGTAAAACATGGTGGATGAACAGTGGTTATATACCTGGAGCTAGGCCGCTGGAGTTGAAATTCAGGCTCCACCACTTACAATAGAAGTAAAAATTTGAGTAATCTGCGcctcattcctcttttttttttttgagatacgcgggcctctcactgttgtggcctctcccgttgcggagcacaggctccggacacgcaggctcagcggccatggctcacgggcacagctgctccgcggcatgtgggatcttcccggaccggggcacgaacccgtgtcccctgcatcggcaggcggactctcaaccactgcgccaccagggaagcccatgtgctacTTTTATGAAAGGTAAACTATCACCtctatcaaaattaaaacaaaaaactgtcatATTTTTGCTCCAGTTGATGAGTCTATCCCAAAGTAGCAGGGTAATGGGGTAAAGAATCAGAATGATAGACATTTCTCTTTATAGCCTTTATTACTGCACAATACAAACTCAGTCTCTGTTTTACAAACCTTACACACAAATGGCAAAacaattaaaagatttttattccCCAAAGCTATTTTATTCCAGTTTTCCCTCTTTATGCAGAGGGATTATCTAGATTCTCCATGTCATCCTTAGCCTTTAATTTAGAAAGGCTGTCACAAAAGTGAACTGGCCATATGAGGAAAACAGTGCAAAGAACCAACTAAGTTCTCATTGTCCTCCTTCCTGAGGGAAGAATGCCTGGCTAGCAGTGGTGAAATAGGGCAATTATaacatcttctttttttgtaacagctGAGGACAAGCCCCAGTGGTGGACAGACTGCCTTGTCACATGAGCCTTTTGGGGTCTATTTTCTCTAGGTGAACCAGAGGTTTCAGCTGCTCTGCAAAGTTCCTCATGTCATCAGACACCACATCCTGCCCAGCTGGTGCAACAACACTTAGTTCCACAAGGTAGGAGAGTGACAAGGCCTCAGTGTTGTCTGTGTTCCCTGGTGTCAAGATGCGGAAGATCTTGTACACCACGATCTTCATGATGCCCTTACGGAACAGGTGTCCCCTGGCAACAAACTCATGGTCCATGCGGAAACCCATTTCCATCAGGAAGTCAGTAAGGTTCTCAGATGTTGCAATGTCCACGCAGTTACGCACCAGGGCATGGCGGTTCTTGTCTCCCATTTCTGGCTGTCCCAGGTAGCGCAGATGCCAGGGTGCCCCTGCCCTATCCATAGAGCGTCGAGCCCTTAGAACAAACGGACTGGCCTGCTGGCCCTTAAGGAGGAATACCATCTCATGGTCAAGGAAAGTCTCCGGTTCCATGTTGTCACACAAACCACGAAGGCGGTGGATGAGGCTTTCCAAGCTGTGATCTAAAACACTtcctgaagaaggaaaaaagtaccATTGAGTCCCATCTTTCATTCTGGGTAATGGAAATAGCAAAAGATTGAAAAAACTTACATGAAAAATCAGAACAGTTTAGTGCAGTGTTTTGTAAAGCACAGGCCCAATATGAGATGTTAGAGGGGTTATACTGCCAAGATATTATATAACAAGTTAatcccttttcaattttttgcatTGTCTTATTTGGTACTAGAATAGTTAGGCCTTCTCTAACAATGCTAACCTCCAGTGGGCTTTGGACCTTAAGAGGCAACAGTATCTACTTAGAAAAATAATactgttttgtcatttattttaaaaattatcttctagtctcagaaaacaaaagttttccattgatagaaaaaatataacatttcctttttatgtaatatatttaagtAAAAGAGAATGAACTGCTTCAGAGAAATACACTGTCCTCTGTTCTCATCTTATTCTTCCTCCTGGCAGCATTTTACATGGTTGTTACATTATACCTATTTTGAAATCTATTCTTCCCTTGGCCTCTGGGACACAAATCTCTCTTGGTTCTTCACCTAATTCACTGACCATTCCTTTTAAGTCATCTCTGCTGGGTCTTCATCTTCCCAAAATATTGGAGGATCCTAGGACTCAATCCTGGTCTTTGTCTCTATCAAAAATCTCTTCCTCCCTCAGTGACCTCATTCAGccctatgggttttttttgtttgttttttggggttttttttgcgatacgcgggcctctcactgttgtggcctctcccgttgcggagcacaggctccggacgcgcaggctcagcggccatggctcacgggcccagctgctccgcggcatgtgggatcttcccggaccggggcacgaacccgtgtcccctgcatcggcaggcggattctcaaccactgcgccaccagggaagcccagccctatGGTTTTAAGTATCATTTATGCTCTGAGGACTA
This sequence is a window from Globicephala melas chromosome 1, mGloMel1.2, whole genome shotgun sequence. Protein-coding genes within it:
- the MED18 gene encoding mediator of RNA polymerase II transcription subunit 18 produces the protein MEAPPVTMMPVTGGTINMMEYLLQGSVLDHSLESLIHRLRGLCDNMEPETFLDHEMVFLLKGQQASPFVLRARRSMDRAGAPWHLRYLGQPEMGDKNRHALVRNCVDIATSENLTDFLMEMGFRMDHEFVARGHLFRKGIMKIVVYKIFRILTPGNTDNTEALSLSYLVELSVVAPAGQDVVSDDMRNFAEQLKPLVHLEKIDPKRLM